The following is a genomic window from Jannaschia sp. S6380.
GAACACGACCACCACGGCGGCGGCGGGGATGAAATACGGGCTCTCGACGACCTCGGAGTAGTAGTCCGGTTTCATCACGTTGATGCCCACGGCCGCCAGGATCGGGAAGGCCGACAGGAAGATGCCGGACCAGCGCGCCTCGGCGGTGATGGCCTTGACCTTGCGGAACAGCTTGAACCGGGCGCGGACGACGTTCGACAGACCTTCCAGGATCTCGGCCAGGTTGCCCCCCGATTTCTGCTGGATGGCGACGGCCACGGCGAGGAAGCGGAGATCCTGCAATTCCACCCGTTCGGCCAGGGCGCGCAACGCGTCGGGCACGTCGCGCCCGTAGGCGGCCTCGTCGGCGATGAAGCCCATCTCCGATCCCAGCGGATCGGCGACCTCCTTGGCGACGATACCGATGGCGGAGTTCAGCGGATGGCCGACGCGCAGCGACCGCACGATCAGTTCGATCGCGTCCGGCAGCTGCTCCTCCATCAGGGCGAGGCGCTTCTTGGCCTGCTTGTTGACCCAGAAATAGACGCCGCCCACGCCGATGGCGAGCGACATGACCACCCGGATGGGCAGGGACGCGCCGGTCAGGAAAGTCATCAGAAAGAACGACATGACCACCATCAACGCCATCACGCCCATCAGCATGCCGGGCGTAAAGGCCAGGTTTGCCTTCTGCGCCTTCTCGGCGAGAAGCGAATAGAGCGGAATCCTCTTGGCACTGTCGTGCTGCGACATCTCCTTGCGGAGCTGCGCCATCACCTCGTCGCGGGTCTGCCCGGATTCCAGGAGCGCAAGGCGGCGGTTCACGCGGTTGTTCAGCTTGATCGACTTGCCGAAGATCAGGCCGTAGATGGCGCCGATCGACACGAAGACCGCGCCGAAGACGGCGATGTAGATCAATGGCTCGATTGACAGTTCCATGTCAGCGGCTCCCTGCCGGTTCGTAGATGGATGCCGGCAGGTCGTAGCCCCAGGCCTTGAAGCGGTCGGAGTAGTGGCTGCGGATGCCTGTCGCGGTAAAGCGTCCGATGATCGTGCCGTCGGGCTCCAGCCCCAGACGCTCGTAGCGGAACACTTCCTGCAGGGTGATGACCTCGCCCTCCATCCCCGTCACCTCGGTGATCGACACCATCCGGCGTGAGCCGTCTTGCAGGCGCGAGGCCTGCACGATCAGGTTCACGGCCGAGGAGATCTGGGCGCGCACCGCCTTCAGCGGCATCTCGATCCCGGCCATGGCGATCATGTTCTCCAGACGGCTGATGCCGTCGCGCGCGTTGTTGGCGTGGATCGTGGTCATCGAACCGTCGTGGCCGGTGTTCATGGCCTGAAGCATGTCGATGACTTCCTCGCCGCGCGTCTCGCCGACGATGATGCGGTCGGGGCGCATCCGCAGGGCGTTGCGCAGACAGTCCCGCTGCGTGACCGCGCCCTTGCCTTCGACATTGGGCGGACGGCTTTCCATCCGGCCGACATGGTCCTGCTGCAGCTGAAGTTCGGCCGTATCCTCGATGGTCAGAACACGTTCGGTATTCCCGATGAAGGACGACAGCGCGTTCAGCGTGGTCGTCTTGCCGGAACCTGTACCGCCCGAGACGATCACGTTCAGCCGGCAGGACACCGCGGCCTGCAGGTAGGCGGCCATCTCCTCGGTGAAGGCGCCGAACTTGACGAGGTCGTCGACGGCGAGCTTTTCCTTCTTGAACTTACGGATCGAGACGAGGCTGCCATCGACCGCGACCGGCGGCACCATCGCGTTGAAACGCGACCCGTCCTTGAGGCGGGCGTCGACATAGGGGTTCGATTCATCGACGCGCCGGCCCACGGCCGACACGATCTTGTCGATGATCCGCATCAGGTGCTTCTCGTCCTTGAAGCGGATATCGGATTTCTGCAGCTTGCCCGCGCGTTCGATGAAGATCGAATGCGGCCCGTTCACCAGGATGTCGTTGACCGACTCGTCCTTCAGGAGCGGTTCCAGCGGGCCGAGGCCCATGACCTCGTCGAAAAGCTCGGTGTTGAGGATGTCGCGATCGTCGCGGCCCAGCACGACTCCCATCTCGCCCAGTTCCTCGGACGTGATCGAGACGATCTCGGCCCGAAGGGCACCCGCATCGGCCTTTTCCAGCGCAGACAGGTTCAGGTTGTCGAGCAACCTGTGATGCATCTCGGTCTTCAGCTCCTCGATCCGCTCTCGACGCTTCATATCCTTGTCGGGGGCAGCGGGCGCGGCCGGTGCCTTGGCCTGCGGGGGCGGGGCCGCGGGCGCGGCGGCCGGGGCCACGGGCTGGGCCGGCGCGGCGCCCGTCGCTGCATCCGCGGCGGTGCCGATCGGCCTGGCGCCTTCGATCTGCGGCTTCTTGTAGCGTGAGAACATCAGGTATTCCTTTGAACCGTCAGCCGAACTTCAAGCCGAATATGCCCTTGCGGGCGGCCTTTCCGGCGGCAGCGGGGTCCTTGCCGGCCTCGATGGCCTGGCGGGCTTCGTAGAGGCCGCGGGCCACTTTTTGAATTTCCTTGGTTAGCGCATTGCGCGCGGCCAGCGCGCTCAGCGGCGCGGCCTGGTCGTTGACCTCGGTGATTTGCTTGCCGCCATCGGGCAGCACGGCGTGGAACTTGATGCCCAGGCTGTCGGCCATCTTGTCGACCCGGCCGCGGCCGGACATGTCCATCTTGCCCGGCGCCCGGTTGAGCAGGAAGGACAACCGCTCCGTCGCCAGCCCTTCGGCCTGCAGAAGCTTCTGGAACCGCAGGGCATTCTGCGCCGAACGCACCTCCAGCCCGCAGACCACGAAGTACAGGTCCGAATGGCTGAAGACCGCATCGGTCCAGCCCGTCACCGTCACGGGCATATCGACGATCACGATGTCGAAGCACGTCCGCGCGAGACTGAGCAGCCCGATGACATCTTCGGGCCCGATCAGGTCGAGCGGCAGGATGTCGGACGGCGCCGTGAAGACGCTCAGCTTGTCCTTGTAGTTGCCCAGCGCCTGGCGGAACGCCTGTTCGTCCATCGACGGGATGTCGGACAGAACTTCGTAGATCATCGGCTTGCGCGGCAGGTCGAGATAGGTCGCGACGGAACCGAACTGCAATCCGAGGTCGATGATGCAGACCTTGGGCGCGTCCTCCTTGGATGCGTTCGCCAGTTCCCATGCCAGGTTGACGGCGACCGTCGTGGCCCCGTCGCCACCTGCGGCGGACTGGATTGCGAACACCGCGCCGTCGCGCTTCACGCCGGGGATGGTCGCGGGAACGGGTGCGCTGGCGGCGACGGGCAGGTCGCCTTCGACCACATCCGCGCCGGCCCGTTTGAGGATCTCGGCATCATCGCTGCGACCGGGCGCACGGATGCGGCCGACCGCTTCGGACAAGGCGTTCTCGGGCAGGGGGTAGGGGGCGAAGTCGTCGGCGCCGGAGCGCAAGAGCTCGTGCAGCGCCATCGGACCCAGGCCATCGGCCACGAGGATCGCCTTCAAGCCGGCGCGCTTGGCCTGGCGCAGCACGTCGCTTACCTGGGCGAGCTTGCGTTCATCCTCCCGGTCGACGGCGACCACGATGAATTCGAGCGTCTGCGCCTCGTCCTGCCGCAGGAAGGCGAGTGCCTCCGCGAAGTCGAGATCGCCCCAGGCCTCGCCCAACTCCGTCTCCATGTCCTCGATCAGAAGGTCGAATTCCTGCACGTCACGGGAAACGGTGACGGCACGGAGCGGTTCGGGTTCGGGAAGAAGGGCCAGATTACTCGCCATCGAGGGTCACCACACGTCTTATCGGCACCCCGTCGGGGGCATTCACAACACCGGGGGACGGCCGAATATCCGTCGTCCCGGTTGCAGGGGCGGAAAAGCCCCTTTGCGTCAGTGATGGCGGACAATTCAGGCAACAATTGGACGGGAAAAATGAAATTATCCGGGCCTGGGGGCGGGGAATGTGACTTGTTCGTCAAACCGCCGTCGCTGACGTTAAGGCCCCGCCGACATCTCTGTCGGCGGGGCCCTTGGGGTCGTGCGGTGGGGGTGTCGTGGCGGTCAGCCCTCGCCGCCTCCGCCGCCGTATCCGGTGGAGATGCCGGCACCCATCGGGCTCGCGGCGCCGCCGGCGACCTCGGCGGCCTTGGCCTGGCCCGCCGCGCCGCCAACATAGCGGCGATAGACGATCTGGCCGTATTTTCCGTCCAGGACCAGCGGGTTGCCGGCCACGAAGCCCGCAACCTCGGTCACGGTCCGGCGGTTGGCCCGCTCGCGCGACTGCGTCGGGATCAGCGGCCGGGTCTCACCAAAGCTGACCAGCGCCTCGAGCCGCGAAAGCGATACGCCGCGCGCGGCCAGATAGTTGACCGCCGCCTGCGCCCGGCGCCGGCCCAGCCGTTCGTTATAGGCCTGCGAGCCGACCTTGTCGGTATGCCCGTAGACGCTGAACCGGACCTCGGGGAAGGTGCGCAT
Proteins encoded in this region:
- a CDS encoding OmpA family protein, which produces MKNSNYSRRFVALGLGMTALSACTGTQFNRPAGFEVDEGNFGTPTMQNMLVMTGEAPALNHLGGRFAAEVPTTINFAFNSAALGPEARAILDEQANFMRTFPEVRFSVYGHTDKVGSQAYNERLGRRRAQAAVNYLAARGVSLSRLEALVSFGETRPLIPTQSRERANRRTVTEVAGFVAGNPLVLDGKYGQIVYRRYVGGAAGQAKAAEVAGGAASPMGAGISTGYGGGGGEG
- a CDS encoding AAA family ATPase, producing the protein MASNLALLPEPEPLRAVTVSRDVQEFDLLIEDMETELGEAWGDLDFAEALAFLRQDEAQTLEFIVVAVDREDERKLAQVSDVLRQAKRAGLKAILVADGLGPMALHELLRSGADDFAPYPLPENALSEAVGRIRAPGRSDDAEILKRAGADVVEGDLPVAASAPVPATIPGVKRDGAVFAIQSAAGGDGATTVAVNLAWELANASKEDAPKVCIIDLGLQFGSVATYLDLPRKPMIYEVLSDIPSMDEQAFRQALGNYKDKLSVFTAPSDILPLDLIGPEDVIGLLSLARTCFDIVIVDMPVTVTGWTDAVFSHSDLYFVVCGLEVRSAQNALRFQKLLQAEGLATERLSFLLNRAPGKMDMSGRGRVDKMADSLGIKFHAVLPDGGKQITEVNDQAAPLSALAARNALTKEIQKVARGLYEARQAIEAGKDPAAAGKAARKGIFGLKFG
- a CDS encoding type II secretion system F family protein, whose translation is MELSIEPLIYIAVFGAVFVSIGAIYGLIFGKSIKLNNRVNRRLALLESGQTRDEVMAQLRKEMSQHDSAKRIPLYSLLAEKAQKANLAFTPGMLMGVMALMVVMSFFLMTFLTGASLPIRVVMSLAIGVGGVYFWVNKQAKKRLALMEEQLPDAIELIVRSLRVGHPLNSAIGIVAKEVADPLGSEMGFIADEAAYGRDVPDALRALAERVELQDLRFLAVAVAIQQKSGGNLAEILEGLSNVVRARFKLFRKVKAITAEARWSGIFLSAFPILAAVGINVMKPDYYSEVVESPYFIPAAAVVVVFLIVNVIFMRMMVNIKV
- a CDS encoding CpaF family protein, whose translation is MFSRYKKPQIEGARPIGTAADAATGAAPAQPVAPAAAPAAPPPQAKAPAAPAAPDKDMKRRERIEELKTEMHHRLLDNLNLSALEKADAGALRAEIVSITSEELGEMGVVLGRDDRDILNTELFDEVMGLGPLEPLLKDESVNDILVNGPHSIFIERAGKLQKSDIRFKDEKHLMRIIDKIVSAVGRRVDESNPYVDARLKDGSRFNAMVPPVAVDGSLVSIRKFKKEKLAVDDLVKFGAFTEEMAAYLQAAVSCRLNVIVSGGTGSGKTTTLNALSSFIGNTERVLTIEDTAELQLQQDHVGRMESRPPNVEGKGAVTQRDCLRNALRMRPDRIIVGETRGEEVIDMLQAMNTGHDGSMTTIHANNARDGISRLENMIAMAGIEMPLKAVRAQISSAVNLIVQASRLQDGSRRMVSITEVTGMEGEVITLQEVFRYERLGLEPDGTIIGRFTATGIRSHYSDRFKAWGYDLPASIYEPAGSR